A stretch of the Synergistota bacterium genome encodes the following:
- a CDS encoding metal-dependent hydrolase translates to MAKVKFLGHAAFYIEGEGLKALIDPFLRENPQAAAKPEDFNELNYIFLTHGHGDHLGDSIEIAKKTGATIVAVFELANYCSAKGAKIHPMHVGGRTSFPFGRVKLVPASHGSGIIEGEKILYGGNPCGVIIEVEGKKVYHAGDTGLIADMMLLKDEKIDLALLPIGGNFTMDLEDALKALDLIKPKRVIPMHYDTWPLIKADPEEFAKGAKERSVVPIVLKPGEETTI, encoded by the coding sequence ATGGCAAAAGTTAAGTTCTTGGGACACGCCGCTTTCTACATCGAGGGAGAGGGGTTGAAAGCTCTTATTGACCCGTTTTTGAGGGAAAATCCACAGGCGGCTGCCAAACCGGAGGATTTCAACGAACTTAACTACATATTTTTAACTCACGGTCATGGAGACCATTTAGGAGACAGCATAGAGATAGCCAAGAAAACAGGTGCTACCATTGTGGCGGTATTCGAGCTTGCCAATTACTGCTCTGCCAAAGGAGCGAAGATCCATCCTATGCATGTGGGGGGGAGAACAAGCTTTCCATTCGGAAGGGTGAAGCTTGTTCCTGCATCACACGGTTCCGGAATAATAGAGGGAGAGAAAATACTATATGGAGGAAATCCCTGCGGAGTAATAATTGAAGTTGAGGGAAAGAAAGTCTACCACGCTGGAGACACCGGTCTTATAGCTGACATGATGCTCCTTAAAGATGAAAAGATTGATCTTGCACTTCTTCCCATCGGTGGAAACTTCACGATGGATCTGGAAGATGCGCTGAAAGCCCTTGATTTGATAAAACCCAAGAGGGTTATACCTATGCATTATGATACCTGGCCACTTATAAAAGCAGATCCAGAGGAGTTCGCTAAGGGGGCAAAGGAACGCAGCGTAGTTCCCATTGTTCTTAAACCTGGGGAGGAAACAACAATATAA
- the ispD gene encoding 2-C-methyl-D-erythritol 4-phosphate cytidylyltransferase, giving the protein MRVFAVIVAGGEGRRFGSPLPKQFARIFGKTLLEMSVIPFERSDRVDEIIVVVNSSYLELGRRVLMSFKKVMRIVGGGKTRQESVRKGLESINEDEGKVLIHDAVRPFISTIKIEEVIDLLNDYNAVSLALPVKETIGIAGEGGVLIDIPDRKKLFSLQTPQGFKLSLIRCAHAKALEENFREATDDCSLVKRYFPENPIFLAPGEEKNIKITYSMDLKVAEAMLSFSEKGLEK; this is encoded by the coding sequence GTGAGGGTTTTTGCCGTTATTGTTGCTGGAGGTGAGGGAAGAAGGTTCGGGTCCCCTCTACCGAAACAATTTGCAAGAATTTTCGGGAAAACTTTACTTGAGATGTCTGTTATTCCTTTTGAAAGAAGCGATCGCGTTGATGAAATAATCGTGGTTGTTAATTCATCCTACCTTGAGCTTGGAAGGAGAGTATTAATGAGCTTTAAGAAAGTCATGAGAATAGTGGGGGGAGGGAAAACACGGCAAGAGAGTGTTAGAAAGGGTTTGGAGTCTATCAATGAGGACGAGGGAAAGGTTTTGATTCACGACGCGGTAAGGCCCTTTATCTCTACTATAAAGATAGAGGAGGTTATTGACTTGCTTAATGATTATAATGCCGTTAGCCTTGCGCTTCCGGTTAAGGAAACAATAGGAATTGCGGGTGAAGGAGGAGTTTTGATTGATATTCCTGATAGAAAAAAACTCTTTTCTCTTCAAACTCCTCAAGGCTTTAAGCTCTCTCTTATAAGATGTGCTCATGCTAAAGCCTTGGAGGAAAACTTTAGGGAGGCAACTGATGATTGTAGCTTAGTAAAAAGGTACTTTCCTGAAAATCCCATTTTTCTCGCTCCTGGAGAGGAGAAAAACATCAAAATAACATATTCCATGGATTTGAAAGTAGCAGAGGCTATGCTATCTTTTAGTGAAAAGGGGCTTGAAAAATAA
- a CDS encoding C_GCAxxG_C_C family protein, with the protein MSDKIDWLRLERDESIYRSTSVLPGSKEKILDAVARSAYNNERAYSGCTRSVLTALNEHLHLLSFENFKHCFRACTALAGGVARMGEICGALTGAIIAIGLAFGPERFELYNEYSKTMEIAADFFNRFKNKFGCVRCSELQEKIFGRSYDLKDPREREAWVANGGLDKCPLLCAEVARMAAEFILDVRASINP; encoded by the coding sequence GTGTCTGATAAGATCGATTGGCTGAGACTCGAGCGAGACGAATCTATCTATCGCTCTACAAGCGTTCTTCCGGGCTCCAAGGAAAAAATCCTTGATGCGGTGGCAAGATCCGCTTATAATAACGAAAGAGCCTACAGCGGTTGCACAAGGTCCGTTTTAACCGCCTTAAACGAACACTTACATCTGCTATCCTTTGAAAATTTTAAGCACTGCTTTAGAGCATGTACTGCCTTAGCGGGTGGTGTTGCCAGAATGGGAGAAATATGCGGGGCTTTAACGGGAGCAATCATAGCTATAGGCTTAGCCTTTGGTCCAGAAAGGTTCGAGTTGTATAATGAATACTCTAAAACCATGGAAATAGCAGCTGATTTCTTCAACAGATTTAAAAATAAGTTTGGATGCGTCAGATGCTCTGAGCTTCAGGAGAAAATCTTCGGCAGAAGCTATGATCTTAAGGATCCCCGAGAAAGAGAAGCCTGGGTAGCTAACGGTGGCTTGGATAAGTGTCCTCTTCTATGCGCCGAGGTTGCGAGAATGGCAGCAGAGTTTATCTTAGATGTTAGAGCCTCGATAAATCCATAG
- a CDS encoding sigma-70 family RNA polymerase sigma factor, which translates to MEGELLKRAKEGDEEAWGELVRKYAPFIKLIARKYFIPDVDFEDIVQEGMIGFLKAVRSFDPSKLTGFKTFMEMCVERQIISALRRATRRKDLPLESKVSLDIELGSEGLDIDESLSKREALHGFYISLSDLERSILREYLEGKSYFEIAQAIGCSLKTVDNALQRIKRKLRKAMDLSRL; encoded by the coding sequence ATGGAAGGGGAGCTTCTTAAGCGTGCCAAGGAGGGAGACGAAGAAGCATGGGGAGAGCTTGTAAGAAAATACGCACCATTCATAAAGCTTATAGCTAGAAAATATTTTATTCCGGATGTGGACTTTGAAGATATCGTTCAAGAAGGCATGATAGGTTTTCTTAAAGCAGTTAGATCATTTGATCCATCTAAGCTTACTGGCTTTAAAACTTTTATGGAAATGTGCGTTGAAAGGCAGATTATAAGTGCTCTAAGGAGAGCTACCAGGCGTAAGGATCTTCCTCTCGAAAGCAAGGTTTCGCTTGATATTGAGCTGGGGAGCGAAGGTTTGGATATAGATGAGAGCCTCTCTAAGAGAGAGGCTCTTCATGGTTTTTATATCTCCCTTAGTGATTTAGAGAGAAGCATACTTCGTGAGTACCTTGAGGGAAAAAGCTACTTTGAGATCGCCCAAGCCATAGGCTGCTCCCTAAAGACGGTGGATAACGCCCTTCAAAGGATTAAAAGAAAACTTAGGAAGGCTATGGATTTATCGAGGCTCTAA